Part of the Zingiber officinale cultivar Zhangliang chromosome 6A, Zo_v1.1, whole genome shotgun sequence genome, CAACACAAATTAAGCATGCTTAATCCTATCATTATTAATTCCTATCAATGTGCCCAAACCAATTTTGGCACACTTATGGATTTCTAGAGAATATATCAAACTCTCATCTTAGAATTCCTTTCTATGTAGTGTTGACATAAAACTCTAGCTAATTTTCCATCTTAATGCATAAACAAATCTTAAGTGTCTAAACACTCAAATTGACTTTTCCACTTATCCAAATTTATTTGACACACTCTAGAACCTTATAGGAGTAGGCTTATGACATTCATTTCCTAAGTATCCCAATTACACGAATATTCCTTCGAGGAGTCGACTTTGTCACGGTTGAGATAACTCCTCTCCCAAAATAGATGACACATCCTATACCATTTAGCATGGTGGAATCACATTCTTTGGGATTCAATACCTATTGGAACTCCTTGGGGTTTTCAACGTACTCACAAGGGATAACCTCCCTTAATACCTTTTTAAtaactttcttaggcttcttagaagccttagcctTGATGGTCTCTCATTAAGTTATTTCTATGGGACCTCCTTTGATATATTGGTAATAGATTTCTTTGACTTTGTTCCATAGTCAAAAGGAACCTTATGATAGGTTGACACACTATCATTTGACTTTGGTTTGTATCCTAGACCTTTTTTTTTGTTGGAAACCTAGGTCTTGCTTCTTAGATCCATTTGTCATTTTAATTGACCTCAACTTGATTTTTCTACTTTAACTCCCTAATTCTAGATTCTTTTTGCCTATCATGCCTTGATCTAGAATTAATCCTAAGAGCATCACTTTTTCTATTCTTATTATATAAAGGCACCTAGTGCACTAAGCCCTCACCAATGTGGGCCCCGGGGAAGGATTGGACCACATTGGATTTATTGTACTCAACTTTATCTTATAATAAGGTACATCATTCAATAAAGCAAAATTGCAAGATGATCATACCATAGGAGCCCCCCTTGTCTTGAGCTTCCTCTCCTTTGTTTCTTAGGTTGCCTTCGATTGGACCTTGGTTGTCGTAATGATCTTTGTCAATTCAACAGAAGCATACTATGTGCCCCTTCTCTTTTCGTACTATGGGTGTGACTTCTTTGGGTTTATCCTTAACCTTGGGAGCCACTTGGATCTTCTCCCTCACAAGCTAGGATATTATTCTTGCATTGTACCATTTTCCTACCATTAAAAGCATATTATAtaagttttgttaattaaattcaaTATACCTTTAAATGTTAGATCCTTAAGACTTAGAGAGGTAGAGCTGGAGCTCTCGTATTGCATACTCTTGGATGAAGAGGTCAATGGTTCCTCAACTTTTATCTCGGAGGTTGAGCTTCTCTCATCCTCCGACTCGTTCTAGAGCCAAAAAGGCTCTCCTGTAGGCTTTGTTTGTGctgataatgatttttaaatttttttttactaacttCGTCCATAATTCATGAGCATTCTTGTAGTCACCTATTCTGCATACTCTGCACAAAACATTGTTagacaaaatttttaattaacaaatttattattctatCATTTGCCTTAAATTGATTGATTTTCTCCTCGTTCCACTTTTCTCTGTTGAGAacttttctctttttgacccttagaGTTTCAAAAACTCTTTTCTCAATGCAACGAATGTTCGATGTTGATTTGTGTGAAAGTCTCCATTCTCAACCTTCATTGAGAAAATCCTCCTACTCTAGAATGTGGAGAAATTCAAATATCAAAGCCAAATTTGTCTCTAAAATCCATCTTAGTTTCGGTTGATCTTGCATCTTCTTCTAAGCCATGCTTTATCGATGGTTAGTCTAACTAGAGCAACCTTGCTTTAATTCTAATTGTTAGATCGTGAGATGCGACTAAAGGGTGGAGGGTGCAGTGAGTAGACTACATTTGTGCTTGATCTTTTTTCCTGAATGTTAGTTTGCTAAGCGAAAACATACAAAACAATAGACGAACAGAATTACAAATTAATGCATAACACAAGAACACGAGTTTGACGTGCTTGTGGGCTCCTTTTCCATGGCCTATGATACTTCAAGTGGTTCATCACTTTGAAACACCACTAGTTTTCTCCTTCTTGGCCAACAACTAAAGGTGGATAAACCTCTTACAAATATCTTCTTAGAATAATGGAGATGATGCACAAAAAGATTACAACAAGAGAGAACTTAGAGAGAACAAGAGTTTTGAGCACTGCAAGCACAAGAATTTGAGTCTACATGTTCTCCCTTTCCATCCCGAGCCTTCACAAGCTCCTATATATAGCCATAACCTTCATATTCAAATTTGTCTACGAAGTAACCTTTCAACCGGTTGCTTGTGTTCGTTAGCTAACGACACAGTAGTCGTTTTGGTTATTAGTTGAGTGATAAGTTCTTAGGTTTAGTTATCTTGACCATCGCCTTCTAGACTCATCAATTTAATGATTACAACTCTTTACAGGTTTTACTATTTGTTGTCAGATTGCTACGAGGAATGAGTTGACTATCCACCAAATAGAAATATTTTGATTGTTTATTTAGTCACGAGTCAACTCCTTAGTTGACTAACCAATCGAATGAAAAGTCCTCTCAATCAACTATGCTCTTAATCTAACCACTTCTAAGGTTGAGCCTTAAATCTAATCTCATTATTCATTCCCAGTATACATATACACGTCAACTCTTTCTGATAGAGATTACCTTGGTACCAAGGATTACCTTTGTGCCAAGAGGCTCCATGCTTTCGAGACTTCATCTTTTTGCTTGGCATCTTGTCTTCCTGACCTGTTGAGACTTTATCTTAGTTCCGGACTTACTAAGACTCCATCTCGCCTAGCATCTAGTCTTTGAGACACACTGATACTTCATCTTGTTGCACCATGTCAAACTTTACTTTATTTGCATACATGGCAAcaattatttttctaacttaacctttGCCTAAACATGAAAAACCTTTTGCAAAGTTAACTAGATAACCaactataaaatattaaattttaattcaatgaCTTCATATTGCTTGATTTATGCTTGGAAAACCAAGGGTTGAAGCTAGGAGAGATCaattatcacttccggaaggcccaattacaagactgcgggcaaagcgtttcaaggaagcactaaatgggctaatcaaaaaatattgggcggactatgagcaaggagagaccaagataatcccaactgctagttgtggcctaatccacgtaatcgggcataaccatccatgactcgGCCGTGCTTAATgaaagaacgctaataagcatgggaactcgttcatgcatgaagacttaagtattttagattgtttaatgaagcatgcgacttgagactctaattgtgcatgcatttattttgttttgggttcctagatagcttgcatgaggcatgccacatagggactctaattgtgcatgcacttatcttgtacttttccttgttcactcccattaagggagggacatcttagtatgaaggaacttagtttttggtgagattgtgtgctctcttagttcttgaaaggactttctaaacttatcgagtttactctcgtggcgttcaacccatcgaaacttatcaccccgggTGTGACGTTTCTTTCCATcgtaggtttggttcatgccaattcttggttacgggtgaagactcacactcttgtcatATAGTTCTTGGGGCTCTATCCATCTTTgtctcgggttccatcacatttgttggtggggttcaTATCACTTTATCTTACCTTTATCTTAGTTCCGGACTTACTAAGACTCCAtcttgcctagcatctagtcttTGAGACCCACTGATACTTCATCTTGTTGCACCATGCCAAACTTCACTGTATTTGCATACTTGGCAAcaattatttttctaacttaacctttGCCTAAATATGAAAATCATATGCAAAGTTAACTAGATAACCAAATATaaaatgttaaattttaattcaatgaCTTCATATTCCTTGATTTATGCTTGGAAAACCAATTTTAAAGATTGTTTTTTTCAACGTGCAGTTTAGTGTCCAGATTTCTCTTTCACACTCACCTACACTTGTGTGCACCCATGTATATATTCTTCTTCAAGTTTATTTTTCACCTTTCGTTGCACTTCTATCATATGCTTTATTCAAATTCTTTTTTCCCTTTTGTTCCACCTTAATCATTTCATCTACCACTCCATCTTGGTTTTGCCCTGATGTTACCTTCTTTTCTCCCCCTGTTTTCCTTGCTACATTTGCGACTTGCTATTGCCTCTTTAGTGGCTTCTTCTTTACTTTCTATCAGCTGTAATCTGGATAATCCTGCCTTCTGGTTCCTAGGATCTGGGAAGGGATAGCAATGAGTCAAATTTTTTTAACTATCTGACTACCTGATCATCTGACAtaggttaaattttaatttcttgatTGAGTTTCCATTAATCAGTTCCACATTGACTTTCAGGTAGTATATGTCCATATGAACATTTGCTGGACATAGCACAGGCTTTATGAATTCATTAGATAATTACTAGTTCTGCACATAAATAAATAGTTCTAATTGAGGTTGTTAAAGGATTCAGTTACTCAGTAATCAAACTCCAGTTATTCGGCTAGAGTTAGTGCATATCTAGATAGAACTATGACTATCAGATTAATATGCACTAGGTATTGTCTGAGCTTTGCCACAAAGAATGTATTTTTAGCTGACATttgctaatatttttttttaaaaataacagtGTAAAATCCATGTATAGAATTTGGTAatcttttattatttatttttctgcctCTTGTATCTACTTGACTTGCTCTAAAAAGAGAACAATGGTGCTGCTATTGCATGTTGTTTTATGTTTCCTATTTTTTATTCCACAGTTGTGTTTCTGCTATGTCAGGAAATCTCTCTAAAGTTCAGTACACATGCATATTATTTTGATGATCCATTGGAATAGTTTTGCAAATATTTTATAGTTACTAATCCATGCACAATAACTTTAACAAAGCTTTTGATGTTTTGCCAGGTTGTAGCTGTCGTTTATGCTATCATGACAACTAGATATGCAGATCTGAGCTGGCAGATGAGGGCAATTCGAGTTCTACCTATGTTTGCTTTGCCTGTTTTATCTTCTGTTATCTATTCAACACTTGTAAGCTTCACGAGAATACGTAAATATCTCTGACTCTACACTTGAACATGATCTTCCTATTTCTCATACGTTTCTTCAATATAAAATTTTTAGAGCTTCCTTTGATAATGTTTCTTGCAACACAGCTTATGTTTGTTTTTCTTACTGTTTTTGTGCTCATAGTTATAGACAAGATGAGGCTGTTTGTGACACTCGTGACTTGTGATGACAAACAGCATCAGCATATGAGTGTAGATTCACTTGTAATTTTACTGCAGAAGGGAACTTTTAACACATTGTTACTGAAATTCCTCACATTCTAATTGGATATGAAAACATTCTGACAAGTTCTTGCTAGCTTTCAATTCTGTTTCTCCTCTACATTCGTATCCTGGCTTTTTCAgatcatttcaattaaaaatataaCAAATTACCCTGCAATTTCTGATATAAATTATGAAGCTATTTGAACAATTTAGAAAGTAACAAGGTTGACCTAGACATAGCTCTTAATTATTCAATCATTCATCTTCTTAGGAAACAGGCCGTGATTCTCCAAGATTTCAAGGTCCCTCTTATTTTCTGCAGTTTCTTTTCTAAATCAGTTTATGATTTGGTAAATGCTGACGTTGGAAGTTCTGTGGCCTAGTATTTGCTTGATATTTACTTTCAATTTTTGGACCATAACAATAGGGGATTTTTCTATTTGATGGCAATATTATCAAATTTGTTCACTAATTTGACAGAGTTAAATAATTTGGAGAACAATTTTACCTAGAAAGATTTGTGAAATTGACTTTCATCCTCCATGCCAACTTATAATTTATGGTTCTGCATTGTTACCAAAACATGGGTAGGCATAGTTTTATAGAAAATACAGTTGAATTAAGCAGCATACTCCAACAAATATAGCAGTTGTCTGCCTTTATGCTTGATTTCATAAAAAAATGGAGGCAAATCAAACAGAAACAATGTTAATTTGTGATGATTAATGAGAAAGTTCTATCTTTTCTGCCAGTTGATGTGTGGGCTACCTACTAGTTTGCAAAACTTTACTATCAGTGCATCTTGAGAACTAAGTATTTATCCATTTTGAAATCTGATGGTaaaatttgaaacaattggatgtAAACTTTTTTTTTACCATTAAAAGATGCAATATGAGATTAATTTATCAAGTGATTTCATTTTGTAATTCTAGCAATTTGCATTTCCCTGAAAATAAAACAACATTTCTCTTGTGGCTCTGTTTGTGAATTGAGTCTCTCTTATGTTAAAAGCATTAGATGCCTCAAGAGTAGTTTAATTATCATGTTTCTAAGTGGATTGTCTGCACTCACATGCAGTTGATCGCAAGGACCAGAAAACTCTGGAAAAGCTGCGAGCAGAGAGGAAAGCGAAGCTTGATGAACTCAAGGAAAGAACAAACTATTATGCGACACAACAACTTATTCAGGTAATTGGAATGATTTTAGGTCACAGCTTATTTCGTTGACCCTGATACATGGTAGGAAACAACCATGTTTGAGAATCACAGCTTAGAAAATCCTTCATTAATTAGATTAGATCCTGAAATTTTAGGTCACCTTTGGTAGGGTGGGATAGAATAGGAATGTTTTTTCTCCTCCATCATTTGATTCCAATGTTTAGATTGATAATTTTAGATAGAATAAGCTTTCCAAGAATACTCGTTCCATTccactcattttgaatttgagAGGAATGTTTGTTTTCCATCACCACTAAATATGACACTACTTACAATTTGAAATCTCAAATACAGATAAATGGGATAAATAGATTTGAATAACTAAACCTGAGATTGAACTTGTAGGATCATGTGGTACGCGTCATGAGTGAGGCAGGTTGGATTGATGAGAAGAACTTGGCTAGCAGGATGATCAGTGTTTTGAAAACCAAACCAGAATGGGACTGGTAATACTATTGGGTTGATAGTTTGACATATTGACCCAAAAAATAATGTCATAAatgtaatttatatattttttatatgttttaaatatttcataaatatatgagcatattaaaaatacataatgaattatttaaaatatacaaagtTTTGATACTAAATCTTAATCGAAGCTTTTTACAATTAAAGCTAAACATGCCTGCACACACACTATAGTAGAAAGCTAATGAGAAAACTATGGATAACTATAATAgcaattaattagattaaactaaaaaaataacTAGAATTCTAACAGAGACCTATCTATGGAAGCCCATGTGCAGAAGCCCTATCATCAAACCATTGTTCTGGTTGACTGATTTTTGGTTTTGTAATCAGGTCTTTCCAATTTTGCTGGTTATGATATAGACCAACATTTGTGTAAGTCCAAGCCAGATTTGTTCTCATTTTTTTGGTTGGACCAAGATGCCTGGTCCAGTTTTTAAAACATTGGGATGGTCCAGGTGGGTAGACAGATTGAGTGGATTAGACCAAGTGAATCAAATAATAAATCAAGTGGGTCAAGCAGATAGGGATGCTATGATTAGATGGAGTGAACTGGATATGTTGGACGGATTAATGAATTGAGTGTGCAGAGTGAACTAGGCAAGTAGATGGGGCAAAGCCTAGTGGATCAAGAAAAAGGGGACAAATTAGGCAAATTGGATGAGCTAGACATGTTCTTAGACTAGGAGTGAGTATGTTAAATTGGCCAGACATGCCAATATAGAATGAATCATTTGAATTGTCCATTCCATTAAtgcaaccaaacaaaagaatgaactagATCATTCCACTTATTATCTCATTCTATTTTCATTCTCCATTTCCAGTCCCTTTCTTTCTGTTCTATCCTACCATACATAGCCTTATGGAATATCCAACATGCTGAGTCCACTCAGTTCCATCATATGTAAAATGTGGCATGTTAATTGTAAAATCTACCATATGAAATATGGAGAAATGTTATCCCTATCTTCCTTTTCTGTGTTCTTTTGGTGCTTCGTACTGAAAATTGGCTGACTTTCAGAAATATGATCTCGATCCTGCTGCAAAGGCTGCAGCAGCAACATTTCTAGCATCAAAGTTGGGGGCTGACACTGGTCTGAAAATTTCTCTTGGAGACAAACTGAATACAAATCCTCTTGTAGAAAGCAATGATACAGAGCCTGTTCAAACCTCAGGGCTCAGGAATCGGAAACAACCACATGCAAGAAGCAATACAACTGGAAGTACCACTGCTACTACATGGGCAAGTGAATCTGATGAGGTTGGGACTGAACAGGAAATTGCAGCACAGACTCAGAAGGTTGTTGAGCACTACAATGGCTCTGGCTCCAATGATGGTGGTTGGGTTGCTCGATTAGCTGCATTACTTGTGGGTGAGGATCCTTCACAAAGTTATGCACTAATATGTGGCAACTGCCATATGCATAATGGTAAGGAGTGTGGATATGCTTGTGCTTCAGCTATATGTTATAACTGTGGATTTCAAAAGCTGTCAGTTCTAGCAAAGCTGAACGAGTCTGGTGTtgctatatatttattttatttctgcaGGACTTGCTCGGAAAGAGGATTTTCCTCAGATAACATACTACTGTCCTCATTGCCATGCCTTGAATACATCTGGACAATCAGCGGAGTTGACCAGGGGCATTCCATCCTCTACAGTTGAACAGAATTCTGGTGAAAATGCTGCAAAGAATGATTTTACAAGCAGCATAAAAAAAGTTCCTGATGAGCCATTAGATGACCACCAGGATGAGGACAAAGCATCTACCTCCCCAAAAGCTAGTTCATAAGTATGGTTTATAAACACTCGTGGCTGCACTCTGTTCCTTCGTTTGTAGTTGATGGACAACTGCATCGTATAATGTACCATACAACCAAAAGTGTATATTTTACGGAAAGTGCCATTTCGACGTTAGGGGTAATCATTTTGAGGTATCTGCAGCAATGTCAGTTCGAGTTTCCCCGAGTTAGATCAGATTTTATCCCACAGCAGTTAGTTAAATTTCATGTGCTCTCTGAATTGAACAAGTTTCATCCTTCTGTTTGAGAGGTAATTAAGATTTCAAACTAAATCTCCTACATCCtttcgaaaattttaaatacaatattGTACTAAATCTCCTTTAATATCATTTATCAGTGCAACAAATATAAGAGACCGATTATAACTTTTAGCCTCCGGACAATGGTGGAGTGGGTTAATTGAATATTTAAGGGTTGAATTTTAATTGTGGTATAttgtaggattttttttttccgtGGGATGACAATTTTAAAAATGCTTGGACTGGGCATGGATGAGTTGTGGCTCATGAAATTTTTTTTGTATGATTGGACTGATCATTCCCTCTCAAATTCCAACGATAATTTGTCTAAGATTATTAAagcaataaaaaagaaaaattagaagcATTAAGAGTGATATATGTTGAATCAAAGAGATTGAAAGAGAttattattatagtaaatttgtataaaaaaaatatggaactCTCACATCAGCAGCCTCTCGAGAACCGATGCGTACCAACCAAACAAAAactattattacaatttaaacaCTCTTGATCCACTCAATGAATGAGATTCTAATTGCTTTTATAAATTGTTAACATTAACTTTAATAGctttttctaaaaatattaaataattttttaatttatctaataaatTTCTAATGgacccttttttttaaaaaattattctaatcCAATTCAAATAATCCATACTTTatctaaaaaattataattgatctttttaaaaatttatcctaATAAAACTCTAGTTATCTCAAAAAATAAGAAGACCAAGAGGTGGTGATTCTTGAATACTCTTTTTACCGACTACTCTCTCTTAGTGTATATTTGTATATCATGTTAGATTGCCTTTTGAAGTCTTCAAACTTTGCACCATTAAGTCTTTATGAATTTGTCTGAAATTTGGTCTTCAATCTCCATTCTTTGCTTCAGAATGTCTCTTCATGTATCTGGTTTTGAATTCTAATTTTTAGGTCCtggtttttagatttttttttttttttgcattttagtTTCTGTTTTCTATTCAGGGTCATGGATTTTTAGGTTTTGGGTTTCAATTGTTTGCTATTGAGTTTTTAACTTTTGGGTAATGAGTTCTGGATTTTCGATTCTCATTTCTAGTTTTATTTTTAGATTCTAGTTTATTTTGGATTTTAGTTCTTTTTTGCATTCCTGTTCTATTCTTGCTAGTAGTTCTATATTGGATTATGATTCTGTTTTAGGTTCTAGTTCTATTATGAGTTGTGGTTCTGTTTTCAATTGTGGTTTTGTTTTGAGTTATACTTCTATTTGGATTCTAGTTCTGTTCTGGGTTCTAATTTTATTCTGGATTCTTTCTACGCTCTAGTTTTGTTCTGATTCTATTTTTTGAGTGATTTCTTCAATCTATAACTTGTCTAAGTCTCTCCtgtaatttctttttaatttccttTGAATTTGATAAAACTTCGATTTGAGGAAACCACCACGGTAAAGCTTTATCAAATATCATATTTCAAGAGATGTAACATCTTCCTGTTGTAGGGTCAGAATGCTTTCTCAAATGGTGAAACAGATCCTAACGATACTTGTGGCAGTTATTAGTCATGTGTATAGTCTTCATGCATTCTACCCAAAATCGAGGTGAAACATTTTTAGCATGTAGTATGCTCTTGTTGCCACATAAAAGGTGATTGTACTTTTTTTTCCTATTACTTCATTTTGCCATGGAGTGTTAGGACATGTTAACTGCTACCTTATCTTACAAACTTGTAAATACTTCGTGAACTCATGAAATATTTGTCACTTGTCGATACGTAAACATATAAGTTTCTAATTAAGTTCTCCAACTGTCTCATTGAATTCTCTAAACTTACTTTATGCTTCTGATATCTCCTTCATAAGATATATCCATGCATACCTTAAGAAGTCGTCGATGAAAGTTATCATATATTAGATGTAAGTTTAATATGCATGTTATATCCCCTCCTCTAAATCCGTTTAGGGTCTGTTTGGAAGCAGATgagggaaggggaaggaaggggaaaTAAGGGGAAATGAAATTTTGAACCTTATTTGGGAAGGagtgaggaaaggaaaggaaagataAGGAAGGGTAAGATTTAACCTTTATTACTCATGGAAAAAGAAATTTTCTTACACccgaattggggtgtaaggaagggaagggaaaacaaaagattttttattccaattttatccttgttcttaatagtttaagaaatgtTCCAATTTCTAATTTTGCTATATTGCCGACGTCCAATTTCCTTGTCTTCTTTACAGCTCGCTTGTTGCCAGATTATTAGAGGAGGGGATCCGATACATCTGCTAACtgaattgaagaaaaaaaaattatttttgtcattaaaatttaagaggatatctattatttttaaatttttcattaaaatttaataagtttttaaagaataagAATTCTCGTTATCAgtgttatctttcaaatttttttatttaagatttctaaaatcattattttcattatttctcatttaattagTTGATTATCGATGattcattattttattatgaatagtataaaagattaattttttattaaaaaataactaatttaaatgataatataaaaaattaattttattattaaaaatatctgacttatatttataaaataaatattaatattatgaaaaatgtctaatttaaaaagtaaggatatttttgtaactttatatatttaatattcattCATCTTTCTTTCCTCCCAAAAAAAAGTAAcacatgttacgttaatgaaccttccccCCTCCCAGAGCTAGCAGCTGCAAGAGGAAGGTGACCTCTCCCCCACAGTGCGAGGCCTAGTGCGAGCTCACTGTTGACGATGGTGGCTGAGAACAGAAAATGGTGGGAACATAGTTCACCCCAAAACAACGAGTAGCCTCGGAAAGATGGGTTTCTCTGGATTGAGCAAGGCTTTCAACCCAACTGGGGAATCACAGTGGAGCTAGATCAATTATCGATTGTGGGAGGCGGAAAGGAGGAGAGGGTGATACTTCGGGGAGAGAGAGCAAATGATACATCATGTGGAGGATTGTGGAGTATGAATATTGGGGGTTTTTGCTTGAGTCCAAAAACTGCAGCGATAAGCATCACATTCTTCTCCGGCAAAATTGCCCAGCTTAGGCCAGCCAAACCAATGCTACCACACAAGTGAAGGAGCCCCCCTCCCAAGCGATGGTAGTCTCCCTTTTGATGTAAATCTGGACCAAGCGAGTGCATATGGAGGAGGGAGGCGGATTTAACTTTGTCAAGGTAGACGATTGCCGAAGAGGGGAGAGACAGAATGGGGGGGGGGGCGGGGGGGTTTGCTAATCGGAAGAAATGTTGCTTGGGGAGCTGCTGCAAGGGCTAAACGCAAGGATGAATCATGCAACGTCCAATCTCAGTTTTGGAGGGCTATCGACATAGAGTCGTTCACATCTTCTGCTAGTGAGTTGTGCCCCTCACGGGGGAGTGCGATGGGCGGCTGGAATGACGACAACTTGGCCGGAGTTTCGCTGAAATCATAGAATAGATGGAGGACCAGGTTGAGCTGAAATGTGGTGTGATGTTCTTTTTCAAACTCAGATGATCACTGGAGAGGGCTACCAGACTTAATGATAGGCTGATGGTTTCTTGGGGTGTGACTAGGAGTTGTGGACGATCATGGAGGCAAAGTGGTAGACGGATGGGATCATAGAGACGATGTTGATAGTGCATCGGTGGCAATGGTGTATTGGTGtgtattgtgattgtgtttgtattttatttttgattatgtTCAAAAATGATGTAGGTTGGTGTTTTGTGCCTACACCAACCCTTTAGCGGTGCCATGCGTACTCTCTCCAATCTAGCAAATGTCAACACGTGATGAGTAGGAACCAACGGTATCATTAATTCTTGTATGATtttttgatgatatatatttacgCTTTCATAAAAAAAAAGCATGTCATATTATTCTAATTAATGAGAAACACTTATAGTGCCTTTAGAAAGATAATGTTTCTACTTGTTGTTTGTGTCTACTGTCACCAAGAGGATTACAATGAACCACCCTTTcattcacgagccaaatccctagATGTTCTTCTTGTACAAAAGCATTAAAAAAAACCCCTTCCTTG contains:
- the LOC121996316 gene encoding uncharacterized protein At2g24330-like, with translation MAVEDAVPVALVQHTSAPAEPSPPPKKQRRGFLSRLWRGIFGRGKEDYEKRLQYLSKEEAAVHSRLKRRAQTSRRIVRNLVVLSVLLEVVAVVYAIMTTRYADLSWQMRAIRVLPMFALPVLSSVIYSTLVSFTRILDRKDQKTLEKLRAERKAKLDELKERTNYYATQQLIQKYDLDPAAKAAAATFLASKLGADTGLKISLGDKLNTNPLVESNDTEPVQTSGLRNRKQPHARSNTTGSTTATTWASESDEVGTEQEIAAQTQKVVEHYNGSGSNDGGWVARLAALLVGEDPSQSYALICGNCHMHNGLARKEDFPQITYYCPHCHALNTSGQSAELTRGIPSSTVEQNSGENAAKNDFTSSIKKVPDEPLDDHQDEDKASTSPKASS